The sequence TCCTTTCAATCTATACAAACAGAAATACCCAGAAGTTAACTAAAGTTCTAATTGGGAAGCCTCTGAATTTAATGTGTGTTAGGACAGTGTATTCACAGTTTGGCAAATGTGTAGCCCATAATGTGCTAACTCGACATCTTGTGTGACAGTGTGTGCCTGACATTTGCCGACTTTGTCAGAATACAATTCATCATCTGATGTGTTTGGCACAAAATGATGTGATAAGGGTTTGACGCTAAACACTGTAAACGCAAACACTTCCATGGGATCTGGCTGGGCTTGGAAGAGTCCCCACAATCTCCCAAGAGTCCAGCTCAGGGTCGTATTTCTCAATGCTCTGCAGATAAGTCCCTTTTGAGTAGGAGTATCCCCCTGTTACATAAATACAACCATTTATTACCACCGCTCCACACTCCATCCTCCGCTCCTTCAACACTGATATTGGTCtccatgtgtctctctctatgtcGTAGCAGTCTGCAATAGTCGTCTGTCCACCCACCAAATACAGCTTGTTGTCGAGAGACACAGAGCACAGCCCGTACTCTGAAAACAGAGAATTTCAAATTAGAATAcagtaatgacatttttttattattcctatTTCTTATTATTCTCATACCTGGATGTGGACTGATTGTAATTATACTCCACTCATTGACATCTGGCTTGTAGACTTGGATTTTTTCATAGGTGCGGTTTCCTCTGTACCCATAGTGACCTCCGGTCACATAGATTTTATCTCCCATTACACAGGCAGTGGCATTTCCTACACcttcaaagaaaacacaggttAAAGGGATCATTTGATCAATCACTCATGTCtataaatgttaataaaacttaaacctgcatttaTTAAAACCTTTTGGGGAAAGCACAACAAGCTGAACacacaacactgacacacaatCACCTTATGTTGATATAGAAAACGTGTAATAAaaagttgcttatttacacattcagTTGATCTGGAGCAACTTTAgaattcatttggagtcatgtttctgcTCACCTGGCAAATAATCACTCTTCTTTCAGATCTGTTTTGCTCTCTACCAGCTCCTGAGAGAAGTATCTGGTCATTTAGCCAATAAATCCCTTCACCATTTTCACTAGCTATCTAACTACCtttgcctgtctgtcttttgGTTCTGGGCAGGTAGCATACAATGGGTTTATCAGAACTTTTCTTCACCAAAACCAGCTGCCCATGTCTGAAAATGTTGTTGATAAAAGCAGTGATAGTGAACTAATCCATAACTGAACCAAAACAATGGGCTGAATGATGCTAAAAGTATCTCTGAATCAGAGTTGACCAGCAGTTAGGTGATAATTCTTCGTGGGTTTGTCGATATGAATGACCACTCTCACATACAAGTACTCACGTGATCCagtgttaatataaaaatattgattagtgcagctttaagttgtaaaaaatgtaaaagcatgcacttttttaaaactcaatTTCCCTTTGTCAATTTATTTCAAGGCTTCCAGCTATATATGTTCAGGAGATGATTCAGTTGTTATGATAACTGAAGCATAACCATGGCAACTGAGCAAACTGATGATGGAGCTGGGATGCGGCTGAAATCTCAGAAAGAAGACAAGTCAGTGAACGTGTGTTAAGAATGTTTTGTCAAACTGCTATTCACAAGGACAAGAAAGCCCAATAAACATAAacgtaaaaataataaacactcaCTTTCAATTGGCAACCAAAGGAACCAATCAGGAACCACAAGTTAAATTTAGACGCTTATTAGGAGCTTTCAATCAAATCACACAATCTTCATCAGCAGATGGAAGGTAAAGAAATAACTCTGAAACTCAGATTTTAGGCCAACATGGACAAGAAGTCCATAaccgtcatgttgtcctcgggtcaaattgacccgttttcctaaatcaatgttctttttaattaccccaaataacatgattgattccacacaacgctctttggcaagtataaaTCTCTAATTTCATACATTTGGggttgtcttattcaattttatagcatatgaaaaaaaaatgaagtggttttgaaatagtatagaataaaagttgacatattccagtttgtgattatccatcaacattcattcctttaattttagtctaaataattcctaatttctgcttttctaactcaaccaTTAGGTATAAgtttctataaatgaggtttattgaccataaattaactttaaaactaaaagttaataagttagtattacgtagtgttgaaaatgtcgggaaaaaaagtgacagacattgaaaaaagtgtcaagtggtgaaaaaagggacaaaaccgtaaaaaaaaaaaagtttaaaaaaactttgataaaaagcattgatttttaattttagcaggaagacaacacaagggttaaagtgctcaggagaaaaaaaaatgggaaacaaGAATGCCATTAAACCAACTTCAGTCTGCTAATTCAAATCAGAAAGTCAGAATAGATCGCTTAATATCTTGCATACCTTGGATCATTTTGGCTGAAGGGAaccatttctttttcaaaggaTCATAATATTCTGTCTCTTGCTCTGGAGCTCCACCTCTGTAGCCTCCGATGGCATAAATACAGCCATGCAAAGCCACAGAGCAGTGGTAGTATCTCGCTGTGATCATGGAGCAGCCCTCGGTCCATTCATCATAGTCACAGTTATAAACTGAAACTGTATCCAGAGCCTCGACAGTGTTTGTCTTGTAACCGCCACTCACATAGATATTTGCTCCAAGTAAACTGACGCTGTAGCTCTCTCTCGCGTGGTCAGGCATGTCTTTTCCTTGCACCCAGGTGTCGCTGATGGGATCCCATATGTGAACCTCACAAAGAGGATGCCAGTAGTATCCACCGATTATGTAGAGGCTGGAAGACATTTTTCTGCTTGCAGACATCTCCTTGCCATTGGACCTTAAAGCCTGAATGATCATAGATTTAAGCTTCCCTTCACTGTTCAGCAAGCACTGTTTGTGCACATCTAAAGCAGCTTTAAAGTCCACCCAATCCAGGTCCAGATGGATGGAGTGCAGCAACTCTGCAGCACAGTGAACACGATTATCCAAGTCATGGGTCACCCACTTAGCCACGGCATCTATCAACAGATCGTCCCTCTGCACGTTGAGGTTCTGGGCAGCCAAAAGTGCTGTCATCTTACCCCGATCCAGTTCTAGGAACTCGTCCTGCTGAATGAGCTCCATGAACCTGCTCAGCATCACCCTGCGGGTCTCCCTCTCCAGGCTGGGACACAGGTGCAGCTCAGCAAAAGCATGCATCCCCAGGCAGTTGTCCACATCCATGAGGCGAATGAGAAACTCCTCGCATGCTTGTTTCACAGAAAGGAACTGCAGGAGATCTGCAGCCTCTAGCAGGCTCTGCACGTTGCTCACAGTGATGCACACCTGAGCTGTGTACACATAGTCCACCAGAACACCCAGGACCCCGCAGTCTACCCCGGTGAGTTTGATGACGTTGTTTGATCTCTCCCTCATGTCAGCTGTGAACATGACTTTGAAATATGCGCTGCGGGCTGACAGCAGCACCTTGTGGCAGTGAAACACCTGTCCGGACTCGCCACATTGTAGAGCGACGTCGGTAAACACGCCACTAATGTAGAAATGCCTGAGTGCATCAAGGAGCTCTGTTGGATGGTCATTGTCACAGAAGTCGTATGTGTAGATTTCAGCTGGTTTGTGTGACATGGTACCTGGGGGGAATCCATGCAAATAGCCTATGTTAGTGGTCAAATTACACAATCTGTGGTTAAGACTGGCAGTAAAGCAAAATCCTGATGTCAGTCCCTTTACTTACGCGTTAATTCATAAATAGAAGGCTACATTTAGGAAGAGAATCCATATGCTTACCTCTCATCCTATTTCCATGAATGAACCGTGCTGTTCAACACTCGACAATGTGTCCTCTGAACGCTCCTCT is a genomic window of Etheostoma spectabile isolate EspeVRDwgs_2016 chromosome 11, UIUC_Espe_1.0, whole genome shotgun sequence containing:
- the klhl23 gene encoding kelch-like protein 23; this encodes MRGTMSHKPAEIYTYDFCDNDHPTELLDALRHFYISGVFTDVALQCGESGQVFHCHKVLLSARSAYFKVMFTADMRERSNNVIKLTGVDCGVLGVLVDYVYTAQVCITVSNVQSLLEAADLLQFLSVKQACEEFLIRLMDVDNCLGMHAFAELHLCPSLERETRRVMLSRFMELIQQDEFLELDRGKMTALLAAQNLNVQRDDLLIDAVAKWVTHDLDNRVHCAAELLHSIHLDLDWVDFKAALDVHKQCLLNSEGKLKSMIIQALRSNGKEMSASRKMSSSLYIIGGYYWHPLCEVHIWDPISDTWVQGKDMPDHARESYSVSLLGANIYVSGGYKTNTVEALDTVSVYNCDYDEWTEGCSMITARYYHCSVALHGCIYAIGGYRGGAPEQETEYYDPLKKKWFPSAKMIQGVGNATACVMGDKIYVTGGHYGYRGNRTYEKIQVYKPDVNEWSIITISPHPEYGLCSVSLDNKLYLVGGQTTIADCYDIERDTWRPISVLKERRMECGAVVINGCIYVTGGYSYSKGTYLQSIEKYDPELDSWEIVGTLPSPARSHGSVCVYSV